AGGCGCTGCTGCTGGCGGATTTGAAGGTCAAAGATTTGCATGCTGAGGGGATGGACATGACACGAGCAATTTTCATAACCGCAGCCTTTATTCTGGCATCTGCAGCAACAGCGGAAACCGTTGCTGAATTGCATGAAAAAGAGCTGAACGCCATTGACGCGAACAATGATGGCTTCTTGTCCAAGGATGAGTTCAACGCATTCTCGGATTACGCATTCCAGACCATGGATGAAGACAAGAATGGCACTTTGGGGCTGGACGAGGCAAAGCCGTTTTTAGACATCAAGCAGTTTCAGGATGTTGACCGCAACAAGGACAGCTTTATCTCAAGAGCGGAATATGATGCTCAGATGGGTGAGGATTTCAACGCTGCGGACAAGGATGGCAATGGCCAGCTGGACTAGGCCTGCCACGGACAGGAGTTTGAGATGAACAAATGGATTGGTTTGGGTGTATTGGCGTTGGTCGCAGCGTGTGACGTTCCGCAGGCCCCGGTTGTGACGGGGCCGGACGGTCAGGCCCGCATTCAAATCAATCTATCCGGGCTGACCTGTTATGAAAACCGTTGTCTCGACATTAACCCCGCCGCGCGCAGCGTGCGCCAGATTGGAAACAAGACAACGGGTATCCCAAGATCCATTGACGTCAGCGACGGGACTGTGACACCTGCCGAGTTCCGACAGATGGGCACTGCCGCGTCCCTCGCCGGTGGCCAGGGCTCAGGCAACGATCGCTAGCAAAGACTGTCCATCTTGCGTGCCAGCTTGGCATCCAACGAGGACAGCCCGCCCACGTCATGGGTGGATAGAACGACTTCAACCGTGCGGTACACGTTTGACCATTCCGGGTGGTGGTTCCATTTCTCAGACCAAATCGCTACTTGGGTCATCCAACCAAAGGCAGAAACGAAATTGTCGAAGATGAACGTTTTGGTGATCGCGTCTCGGTCTTCGACCATCGTCCAGCCGTTCTTGAACAGCGGATCCAGCAGCGGGCCACGGGTTTCGGTCGACAAGAGTTCGGTCATTGCTGTTCCTCCGGGTTCGATTTCCTGAACGGGCCGTAGTCCGTTAGAATCTCGATCTCTTCTCCCACTGCACGGCCTTCGGCGTCCAGATATTTTTTGACGGCATCAGCAAAACCCGGATCGCCGACCCAGTGCAAGCTATGCGTGCGCGTTGGCAAATAGCCTCGCGCAAGTTTGTGTTCACCCTGAGCGCCCGCCTCGACCCGGGCCAGACCATGGGCAATGGCAAAGTCTATCGCCCTATAATAGCACAATTCGAAATGCAGGCAGGCATGGTGTTCAACGCAGCCCCAATACCGCCCAAAAAGCGTTTCACTACCTATGAAGTTCAACGCACCCGCGATGGCATAGCCATCTCGTTCCGCCAGCACCAAGGCCATGTCGTCTGCCATGGTTTCCTGCGCAATATCAAAGAATTGACGCGTCAGATAGGGCGAGCCCCATTTGCGCGCACCGGTATCCTGATAGAACCGCC
The genomic region above belongs to Ruegeria sp. HKCCD4315 and contains:
- a CDS encoding 4a-hydroxytetrahydrobiopterin dehydratase is translated as MTELLSTETRGPLLDPLFKNGWTMVEDRDAITKTFIFDNFVSAFGWMTQVAIWSEKWNHHPEWSNVYRTVEVVLSTHDVGGLSSLDAKLARKMDSLC